One window from the genome of Tachysurus vachellii isolate PV-2020 chromosome 5, HZAU_Pvac_v1, whole genome shotgun sequence encodes:
- the cep192 gene encoding centrosomal protein of 192 kDa has protein sequence MDSFRNLEDETFPSLNMSLGSNGRATLGDVTLGSTLGVPMAASTVAKSRATADNRLTDVQASYLEPGLLSLAGSQGSSCGREMFALNFKDDLDNAEDFIAANRFSGLLVKVNLDESECVSMTKASATVEAGAPSASGRPSDYPDDISTGLLTVSHIGGKEAIAGQAVLAPVPIEEVPESEAVESDGMSVTSFLANEKLVLLDSMNSDVTDDDDLDIDNLQDDELQLYFKKLIPPAMQRGRVEGQEIPAAELPDNKGSSQPLVTEPDVSPKNRCNFLNDYDKRDFCMPDVRLAATGMDSCPASDEDTEDELEASQIRNRARFLLPSTSRQLVGESHQLYFRPGLEGGSSDDESQPGAQFANSMTGIEHRCSAEGQVIDLPITGDGGGGDGSSGSEEDGNDGGVSTVPQPTSVQTTYDVLRGLGIVGGTGEDELLQLPGLGQFVSNVHSQMGDREGPVGTVETESSVRGSGLTRIQLINQSINPDRQEALNAMDSSGPGTLSLEERFDSVYLRPGGVHDSQDSTSRASVLHGTRNAFDFSFNKNRLEESKAGVDQGNTINFSDLGLCGGPFRNSISFGQHPNSSEEPLGESLDVKYLSKNHQNDTEQNNIWNQGSCPDDLKLEFQQGANAAHSVVYQNEDGKWVTDLAYYSSFEKETHIPDELANQLQSEEFVGGGQAMEKIIEDQEEFEKEHQFMQEEQIEAVSRSVLLGDTSWKLPHSSHVLMRASQASTEFEKGNQSYLRISLGEFFQQRSEALGCLGGSEEDIKRPSFGYIINSPEKREPFALIRPSDFSSRGSSVHSETVQLSDADQTMNPEDLEKTLEPTPAEQHQCLSQAKDVQISPVLLLDHKENTSQNSESNSSGSLTLSISTIASAIADASISSDPAQLAAMIMELSKNRHSKSRRVGGLLQTPDPEKLPEEDDLQKTLSLGELSALDMEKYLKKAEVSSSDSDASSSQSCLDILSLADSLANSDRHTQKQTPPLPNNMSLHAEEHSTPTDLVKKGQVLPNNTSKQSAEVVSEVKRSDAKRSSIPRLKTACIPTATAHPARRTAGAGQSLTSTLNPKPVQGKSVRSKSDCHIPTPAGNNMTCSESRVRMSTGRPQATSLKSNDLISDSNSDPKNSGRQTGECSELPSQRSSPHTPRPKSYTRQRETSCSEQAKSPGSPRATQFIAKDGQNTFSTTDAHFASPEPHVSVEPSHCTFRPSTSPLTHSSPSQTSLPSGYGDLSRSPSSGMCEKSPGSDPLSPQSHCSSPSMSRLTYLSINENTTLPTPNHHHQRDKSMSLSTTIVRASPTPPVEPVDILQAHNGGLSSQTTSHAETPGSNQQMSEHGSHIQNECNTHNDYRHVYGPVNHQSMSHPSLYAQADSGYSSNLNINNQPGGPMDPNTKQIPNIPGAGSEAFHGSQYGLPPTSYKSEPLRYGLAPDSQGALTDLNSGVPNLTARSLFSTQFPQQYVSTEGSLQTSSYHIGPLAGSYGVPAVIAGANQQIAHAHVPGSTGLPSVYMTAGQHLHQYPLSKPYGQPIVGAWSARDLADLRTQVVVPDELKFPGACCVGIACQTTLSIFNPSERWQQVAINIVNLSIDGVKVDSLPYQWLIVKNKTIIGPKSTEEQKVLLIAPKAGLYQCTLSVSSWPASAESETVAQAEAFAKKVVLVAVAENPAIEVDVGKTGCLDFGDLAGGSVKSLPLKMVNRTRATVPIRLVINANVSAWHCFSFSKSPITMTADGSHHSGGNLTSISVINHVMHSSFGDNPDSFMVWVHFNAPQRFSAKLGELGPPDEFSARVDIEVDNPGPSRVIQSVALRARSGTARVHAPKDLQTVCLQTTWGKSASQTLPLKNAGNIDVQLRLKSNDSDNCFTVKPEELLLRTGEEQEVVVTFTAQSNRKHKECLLTILVLPSGPQYEVVLKGEVVQGNSGNVTSAQVLVPHGAVPPILSNKQFMAWGGVTLGRAVQQKLVLRNNSPTTSQQLRLLIRGQDQDCFQLQSSFGPDERLTRSREILIKPKEDMAVHLLFAPTRVASMLAKLEIKQSAVRPSQPGVKFTIPLSGYGGTSNVILEELRKRSDGYVATLSGIQTGRVSKLCVCIRNTGSRSAFVRAVPYSDLEKRTIMDSTVLSLSPSQFILKERSQEVITVVMKASSREQALCQSHTALLATICLFCGDEFSRQQFRKLLRIKPDVSKKVLSENSLLKGISFDEPFLGEELVQEAYDLPQRPNEAQIFYGNMSKVILSLLGTVEASDSGESEHIEFVRASQHHATDSDSGLGTSERHFSNVSLDVLPVKGPSLCVSEPMLKRAESSVDNTWSVQPELLVLTAPTINGAADTKHVQIMNRSDHKLRFELSWPAHCLTITPQHGIIEPQSHLQILISPNPSLATKSSMLPWSGQIYVQCDNQQKFIRVQIRQDLAMDISAAGSSSDRSLCPLPPQAETPVGSGLKAQCGSPHTSVEIKNRTVVFPSTCSAESSECSVEVENHGEDVRWYLSSFAPPYVKGVEGSGDVYRATYTAFRCEKMSGMLGFKEKMQVPFTFLPRDGGDYAQFWDLECHPVTKPQQKSRIRFQLCGTGIRAGAGMSHKEDCALVRTDVNVKGKKRMESAGSKTGMETSRKGVYAPQSLYTFPATCVGEVSTLKVNFRNNSCNTHELRFLSPSEPFYIKHSKYSLRTQHYINLPVQFKPTTVGQFSGLLLVQTDTDVKLAIELSGEALA, from the exons ATGGACAGCTTCCGAAACCTGGAGGATGAGACATTTCCCAGCCTCAACATGTCTTTAGGCAGCAATGGACGAGCCACACTGGGTGATGTTACACTGGGCTCCACTCTCGGGGTGCCTATGGCTGCTTCTACTGTAGCTAAAAGTAGAGCTACAGCAGACAACAG gTTAACTGATGTCCAAGCCTCTTACTTAGAGCCTGGGCTGCTTTCTCTAGCAGGGTCGCAAGGCTCAAGTTGTGGAAGGGAAATGTTTGCTCTCAACTTCAAAGATGATTT ggaCAATGCTGAAGACTTCATAGCTGCTAATCGTTTTTCTGGCCTATTAGTGAAAGTTAATTTGGACGAGTCAGAATGCGTGTCCATGACTAAAGCCTCAGCTACAGTGGAAGCAGGGGCTCCGTCTGCATCAGGCCGGCCCTCTGATTACCCTGATG ATATTTCTACTGGCCTGTTGACAGTTTCGCATATTGGAGGTAAAGAAGCCATTGCTGGTCAG GCTGTGTTAGCTCCAGTACCCATAGAAGAGGTTCCAGAGAGTGAGGCAGTGGAGAGTGATGGGATGAGTGTCACAAGCTTCCTGGCTAATGAGAAGCTCGTGTTGCTCGATAGCATGAACAGTGACGTTACAG atgatgatgatcttgATATAGACAACCTGCAGGATGATGAATTGCAGCTGTATTTCAAAAAGCTAATCCCTCCAGCCATGCAGAGAGGTCGAGTGGAGGGCCAAGAGATCCCAGCTGCT GAATTACCTGACAATAAAGGATCATCTCAACCACTTGTTACTGAACCAGACGTGTCACCCAAAAACCGATGCAATTTTCTAAATGACTATGATAAG AGGGATTTTTGCATGCCTGATGTGCGGCTAGCTGCAACAGGTATGGACTCATGTCCTGCTAGTGATGAAGACACAGAAGATGAACTGGAAGCCTCACAGATCCGTAACAGAGCCCGATTCCTGTTGCCTAGCACCTCCAGACAGCTG GTTGGGGAAAGCCATCAGCTTTATTTTAGGCCAGGCTTGGAAGGCGGAAGCTCAGATGATGAGTCTCAGCCAGGTGCACAATTTGCGAACTCCATGACAGGCATTGAACATCGGTGCTCTGCTGAGGGACAAGTGATTGATTTGCCAATAACAG GAGATGGTGGAGGGGGTGATGGGAGCAGTGGCAGTGAGGAGGATGGAAATGATGGAGGTGTATCTACAGTGCCCCAACCCACTAGTGTCCAGACCACATATGATGTGCTACGGGGACTGGGAATTGTGGGAGGAACAGGCGAGGATGAACTACTACAACTCCCTGGATTAGGCCAATTTGTCTCAAATGTGCATAGCCAG ATGGGAGACCGTGAGGGTCCAGTTGGGACAGTTGAAACTGAGTCGTCAGTTCGAGGTTCTGGACTGACCAGGATTCAGTTGATAAACCAGAGTATAAACCCTGATAGGCAAGAGGCTCTG AATGCCATGGATAGTTCAGGCCCAGGTACTCTATCTCTGGAAGAACGCTTTGACTCTGTGTACCTTAGGCCTGGTGGTGTCCATGACTCACAGGACTCAACTTCACGTGCTTCTGTCCTTCACGGCACTCGGAATGCTTTTGACTTCTCTTTTAACAAAAACCGTCTTGAAGAGAGCAAAGCGGGAGTTGACCAAGGGAATACCATCAACTTTAGTGATCTGGGTCTCTGTGGAGGCCCTTTTAGGAACTCTATCAGTTTTGGCCAACACCCAAACAGCAGTGAGGAACCTTTAGGAGAATCACTCGATGTCAAGTACCTCTCTAAAAACCATCAGAATGACACTGAGCAGAATAATATTTGGAATCAAGGATCATGTCCTGACGATTTGAAACTGGAGTTCCAGCAAG GTGCTAATGCTGCTCATAGTGTTGTGTACCAGAATGAGGATGGAAAATGGGTGACTGATCTAGCCTACTACTCCTCTTTTGAAAAGGAGACACACATTCCTGATGAACTTGCAAACCAGTTGCAGTCTGAGGAATTTGTTGGTGGTG GTCAGGCTATGGAAAAGATAATTGAGGATCAAGAGGAGTTTGAGAAAGAACACCAGTTCATGCAG GAGGAACAGATTGAAGCTGTCAGTAGAAGCGTGCTTCTTGGTGACACCTCTTGGAAACTTCCCCATAGCAGCCACGTTCTGATGAGAGCCTCCCAAGCCTCAACAGAGTTTGAGAAGGGGAACCAAAGTTATTTGCGTATTTCCCTGGGGGAATTTTTTCAGCAGAGATCTGAGGCTTTGGGTTGTTTAGGTGGCAGTGAAGAAGACATTAAAAGG cCTTCATTTGGTTATATCATCAACTCTCCAGAGAAGAGGGAGCCCTTTGCTTTGATCCGGCCCTCTGATTTCTCTTCAAGAGGAAGCTCAGTTCACAGTGAAACAGTCCAGCTCAGTGATGCAGATCAGACCATGAATCCAG AGGATTTGGAGAAGACTCTTGAACCTACACCAGCTGAGCAACACCAATGTCTTTCACAGGCAAAAGATGTCCAA ATTTCACCTGTTCTATTATTGGATCATAAGGAGAATACCAGTCAAAATTCTGAATCAAACTCCAGTGGAAGTTTAACACTTAGTATCAGCACAATTGCTTCAGCTATTGCAGATGCCTCAATCAGCTCAGACCCTGCCCAGCTTGCAGCAATGATCATGGAGTTATCCAAAAACCGGCACTCCAAAAGCAGGAGAGTGGGTGGGCTGCTTCAGACTCCTGACCCTGAAAAACTGCCTGAAGAGGATGACCTTCAGAAAACCTTATCCCTGGGTGAGCTGAGTGCTCTTGACATGGAGAAATACCTGAAGAAGGCAGAAGTTTCTAGCAGTGATAGTGATGCTTCCAGCTCCCAGTCCTGTCTTGACATTCTTAGCTTGGCAGACAGTCTTGCTAACTCAGACAGgcatacacagaaacagactCCTCCTTTACCAAATAACATGAGTCTACATGCAGAAGAGCATTCAACTCCGACAGATCTTGTAAAGAAAGGTCAGGTCTTACCGAATAACACGTCTAAACAGTCTGcagaagttgtgtctgaagttAAAAGGTCTGATGCCAAAAGAAGTTCTATTCCGCGACTCAAGACTGCCTGCATTCCAACAGCCACCGCTCACCCAGCCAGGAGAACAGCAGGTGCAGGACAGTCATTGACATCAACACTAAATCCTAAGCCTGTGCAAGGCAAATCAGTAAGAAGCAAAAGTGACTGCCACATACCAACACCTGCAGGAAACAACATGACTTGCTCGGAGTCCAGGGTCAGAATGAGCACAGGACGACCGCAGGCAACCTCCTTAAAAAGTAATGACTTAATATCAGACTCAAATTCTGACCCAAAAAACTCTGGCAGGCAAACTGGGGAATGTTCAGAGTTGCCTTCCCAAAGGAGCTCACCGCACACACCTCGACCCAAAAGCTATACGAGGCAGAGGGAGACATCTTGCTCAGAACAAGCAAAATCACCTGGGAGTCCCCGAGCTACACAGTTTATTGCAAAAGATGGACAGAATACCTTTTCAACCACTGATGCACATTTTG cctcACCTGAACCTCATGTCTCTGTGGAGCCTAGTCATTGTACCTTTAGGCCATCCACCTCGCCACTTACTCATTCAAGCCCAAGCCAGACTTCACTGCCAAGTGGATATGG agACCTTTCTCGTTCTCCTAGTAGTGGTATGTGTGAGAAAAGCCCAGGATCTGACCCACTTTCACCCCAATCTCACTGTTCTAGTCCATCCATGAGCAGACTTACCTACCTGTCTATTAATGAGAACACTACACTCCCTACacctaatcatcatcatcag AGAGATAAATCCATGTCCCTGAGTACCACCATCGTCAGGGCAAGTCCCACCCCACCAGTTGAACCTGTTGATATTCTTCAGGCCCATAATGGAGGCCTGAGTTCGCAAACAACTTCTCATGCTGAAACCCCTGGCTCAAATCAACAGATGTCAGAACATGGCTCTCACATCCAAAATGAGTGCAATACCCACAATGACTACAGGCATGTGTATGGGCCTGTAAATCACCAGTCCATGTCTCACCCAAGTCTGTATGCTCAAGCTGACTCTGGTTATTCCAGCAACCTCAACATTAACAATCAGCCTGGGGGACCAATGGATCCCAATACTAAACAAATCCCCAACATCCCTGGAGCAGGAAGTGAGGCTTTCCATGGCTCACAGTATGGTCTTCCCCCTACCTCTTACAAATCAGAACCCTTGAGGTATGGGCTGGCCCCAGACTCCCAGGGTGCTTTGACAGACCTAAATTCTGGTGTACCAAACCTAACTGCTCGGTCACTCTTCAGTACTCAGTTTCCACAACAGTACGTGAGCACAGAAGGCTCCTTGCAGACGTCATCCTACCATATAGGGCCCTTAGCTGGATCATATGGTGTGCCAGCAGTAATAGCTGGTGCTAATCAACAAATTGCACATGCACATGTTCCTGGATCAACAGGTTTACCTTCTGTCTATATGACTGCTGGCCAACATCTTCATCAATACCCCCTCAGCAAACCTTATGGACAGCCCATTGTGGGAGCATGGTCTGCACGAGATTTGGCTGATCTCAGaa CCCAAGTGGTTGTCCCAGATGAACTGAAGTTTCCTGGTGCATGTTGTGTGGGCATTGCCTGCCAGACGACACTCAGCATCTTTAACCCCTCAGAACGCTGGCAACAAGTGGCCATAAATATAGTAAATTTGTCAATCGATGGAGTGAAG GTGGATTCACTTCCTTACCAATGGCTAATTGTGAAGAATAAGACCATCATTGGCCCTAAAAGCACAGAGGAACAGAAGGTGCTGTTGATTGCTCCAAAAGCTGGCCTGTACCAGTGTACTCTCAGTGTATCTTCCTGGCCTGCTTCTGCTGAGAGTGAGACGGTGGCACAAGCGGAGGCCTTTGCCAAGAAAGTAGTACTCGTTGCAGTGGCTGAGAACCCAGCAATAGAA GTGGATGTTGGCAAGACGGGCTGTCTGGACTTTGGAGACTTGGCAGGGGGCAGTGTTAAATCTCTGCCACTTAAAATGGTGAACCGGACACGTGCAACTGTACCCATTCGTCTAGTTATAAATGCG aATGTCTCAGCCTGGCATTGCTTCAGCTTCTCTAAGAGTCCCATCACTATGACAGCAGATGGCTCTCACCATTCTGGTGGGAATTTGACCTCCATTTCGGTTATAAACCATGTGATGCATTCTAGCTTTGGAGAT AATCCAGACAGCTTTATGGTGTGGGTTCACTTTAATGCACCTCAGAGATTCAGTGCAAAATTAG GGGAATTAGGCCCACCAGATGAATTCAGTGCTCGTGTGGATATTGAGGTGGACAACCCTGGCCCCAGTCGTGTGATCCAAAGTGTTGCTCTTAGAGCGAGGTCTGGGACAGCCAGAGTTCATGCTCCCAAGGATCTACAA ACTGTTTGTCTTCAGACTACATGGGGAAAGTCAGCCAGCCAGACATTACCATTAAAGAATGCAGGCAACATCGATGTCCAACTTAGACTGAAG AGTAATGATAGTGATAACTGTTTTACGGTGAAGCCTGAAGAGCTACTTCTGCGAACTGGAGAGGAACAGGAAGTTGTTGTTACTTTCACTGCCCAAAGCAACAGAAAACATAAAGAGTg CTTGCTGACAATCCTTGTACTGCCGAGTGGACCACAGTATGAGGTTGTCCTGAAAGGAGAGGTGGTCCAGGGGAATTCTGGGAATGTGACATCTGCTCAAGTCTTAGTGCCCCATGGTGCAGTTCCACCAATCCTCTCGAACAAGCAGTTCATGGCCTGGGGAGGAGTTACTCTAGGCAGAGCTGT GCAGCAGAAACTGGTACTGAGAAACAATTCACCCACTACGTCACAGCAGCTACGCCTACTCATCAGAGGTCAGGACCAGGACTGCTTTCAG TTGCAGAGTTCGTTTGGTCCTGATGAGCGGTTGACTCGTAGCAGAGAGATATTAATTAAACCTAAAGAGGATATGGCAGTTCACCTTCTTTTTGCTCCCACACGTGTTGCTTCCATGCTGGCTAAGCTTGAGATTAAACAGTCTGCAGTGCGTCCCTCTCAGCCTGGAGTCAAATTCACT atcCCTCTGTCTGGTTATGGAGGCACAAGTAATGTAATTTTGGAGGAGTTAAGGAAGCGTTCTGATGGTTATGTGGCCACATTGAGCGGCATTCAGACTGGTAGAGTCAGCAAACTTTGTGTGTGCATACGGAACACAGGCTCCAGATCTGCATTTGTTCGAGCTGTGCCATACAGTGACCTGGAGAAGCGAACCATCATGGACTCTACAGTTCTCAGCCTGTCACCGTCACAGTTTATACTGAAAGAAAGGTCTCAAGAG GTGATTACAGTGGTGATGAAAGCATCATCTAGGGAGCAGGCTCTCTGCCAGTCACACACCGCTCTCCTTGCCACCATCTGCCTCTTTTGTGGAGACGAGTTCTCTCGCCAGCAATTCAGGAA GCTGTTACGCATCAAGCCTGATGTAAGCAAAAAAGTATTGTCTGAAAACAGCTTACTAAAGGGCATCTCCTTTGATGAGCCTTTCCTTGGTGAGGAATTGGTTCAGGAAG CATATGACCTCCCGCAGAGGCCGAATGAGGCTCAAATATTCTATGGGAACATGAGTAAGGTTATCCTGTCGCTACTTGGTACAGTGGAAGCTTCTGATTCAGGAGAGAGTGAACATATTGAGTTTGTCAGGGCCTCACAGCATCATGCCACGGACTCAGACAG TGGTCTGGGGACTTCAGAGCGTCACTTCAGTAATGTTTCCCTGGACGTTCTACCAGTAAAAGGGCCATCTCTGTGCGTATCTGAACCTATGCTGAAACGGGCCGAGTCTTCTGTGGACAACACCTGGAGTGTCCAACCTGAACTCCTGGTTCTCACTGCACCCACCATCA ATGGTGCGGCGGATACTAAGCACGTGCAGATCATGAACCGCTCAGATCATAAACTGAGATTTGAGCTCTCCTGGCCTGCTCACTGCCTGACCATCACCCCTCAACATGGCATCATTGAGCCCCA GAGCCACCTACAAATTCTAATTAGTCCAAACCCCTCACTGGCTACCAAATCTTCTATGCTTCCATGGAGTGGCCAAATATATGTTCAGTGTGACAATCAGCAAAAG TTTATCAGAGTGCAGATTCGTCAAGACCTGGCTATGGACATTTCTGCTGCTGGCTCATCCTCGGACCGCTCCCTGTGCCCCCTGCCACCCCAGGCAGAGACCCCTGTAGGCTCTGGTCTCAAAGCCCAGTGTGGCAGCCCTCAT